From Dermochelys coriacea isolate rDerCor1 chromosome 8, rDerCor1.pri.v4, whole genome shotgun sequence, the proteins below share one genomic window:
- the MRPL37 gene encoding 39S ribosomal protein L37, mitochondrial codes for MAGLRWPVRPAAGALRAWGPRGPHRGKTVQAPRRPLPRTPWTTRGPPAGAPLPRSWQDKRPVQEQIPGLEQVTYAGKQHFVPWLARPRHPRWERGWHDPRHSPGPRYEEMPRYKERVCYVCHQRAKMLEGSGRGGEGLGSDPKGSRREITCVCFFLWGLGKSLGFHPYFCAEWLESGGCWPGAQL; via the exons ATGGCGGGGTTACGGTGGCCTGTGAGGCCGGCGGCCGGGGCGCTGAGGGCATGGGGCCCGCGTGGGCCGCACCGCGGCAAGACTGTGCAGGCCCCCCGCAGGCCGCTGCCCCGCACGCCCTGGACCACCCGCGGGCCGCCCGCGGGGGCCCCGCTGCCCCGCAGCTGGCAGGACAAGCGGCCGGTGCAGGAGCAGATCCCCGGGCTGGAGCAGGTCACCTACGCGGGCAAGCAGCATTTCGTGCCCTGGCTGGCCCGGCCCCGCCACCCGCGCTGGGAGCGGGGCTGGCACGACCCCCGGCACTCCCCGGGGCCGCGCTACGAGGAGATGCCCCGCTACAAGGAGCGCGTCTGCTACGTGTGCCACCAGCGAGCCAAGATGCTGGAAGGTAGCGGGcgcgggggagaggggctgg gttctgacccaaaagggagtcgCAGGGAGATcacatgtgtttgtttttttttgtgggggttgGGGAAATCACTGggtttccacccttacttctgtgctgagtggctggagagtggtggctgttggccaggtgctcaactctga